From the Carya illinoinensis cultivar Pawnee chromosome 4, C.illinoinensisPawnee_v1, whole genome shotgun sequence genome, one window contains:
- the LOC122306684 gene encoding protein SENSITIVE TO PROTON RHIZOTOXICITY 1-like produces MFNTSESFQIPEAYSALFGSDPSNVRLEHSDLRVPLLNLSTVRTRMDTLQRFLSESVNRNQLIGQDHLDVVSSEIASAIHQVIVNGAALLSCTQTPRPIKSVPNSTIPPKILGESSGSLKEDAFDEEVKDKVLVSEPNDSEIVELDAVELLAQHIHFCDVCGKGFKRDANLRMHMRAHGNQYKTPEALAKPERLCAEPSRDTKFSCPYEGCNRNRLHKKFRPLKSVICVKNHFKRSHCPKMYSCNRCNKKSFSVVSDLKNHLKHCGEARWRCTCGTSFSRKDKLFGHMALFEGHMPAVGDEDERAKDLAVDAAALTSRSAGMEEDEDEVVVIKKGAGELAPANSLENGFFEGLLGGFGSIERFCFQDVLGSPYGFDDL; encoded by the coding sequence ATGTTCAACACCAGCGAATCTTTCCAGATTCCGGAGGCTTATTCCGCCTTGTTCGGTTCCGATCCCAGTAACGTTCGGCTCGAGCACTCGGACCTTCGCGTGCCGCTCCTGAATCTCTCCACGGTCCGGACGAGAATGGATACCCTGCAGCGCTTCCTGTCGGAGTCGGTCAACAGAAACCAGCTGATCGGCCAGGACCATTTGGATGTGGTCTCCTCCGAGATCGCCTCCGCAATCCACCAAGTCATCGTCAACGGCGCTGCCCTTCTCTCCTGCACTCAGACCCCGAGACCAATCAAATCCGTTCCCAACTCAACGATTCCTCCCAAAATTCTCGGCGAATCTTCGGGTTCATTGAAGGAAGATGCTTTTGACGAGGAAGTGAAGGACAAGGTTTTAGTTTCAGAGCCAAATGACTCGGAAATAGTGGAGCTCGACGCCGTGGAACTGCTGGCTCAGCATATCCACTTCTGTGACGTATGCGGGAAAGGGTTCAAACGCGACGCGAATCTGCGGATGCATATGAGAGCGCACGGGAACCAGTACAAGACCCCCGAGGCCTTAGCCAAGCCCGAACGGCTCTGTGCCGAGCCAAGCCGGGATACCAAGTTCTCTTGCCCGTACGAGGGGTGCAACCGGAACAGGCTGCACAAGAAGTTCAGGCCCCTGAAGTCGGTGATCTGCGTGAAGAACCACTTCAAGCGGAGCCACTGCCCTAAGATGTACTCGTGCAATCGCTGTAACAAGAAGAGCTTCTCGGTTGTGTCCGACCTGAAGAACCATCTTAAGCATTGCGGGGAGGCCAGGTGGCGGTGTACGTGCGGGACGAGCTTCTCACGCAAGGACAAGCTTTTCGGGCACATGGCGTTGTTCGAGGGGCACATGCCGGCGGTTGGGGATGAGGACGAGAGGGCCAAGGACCTGGCGGTGGATGCGGCTGCTTTAACGTCGAGGTCGGCAGGGATGGAGGAGGACGAGGACGAGGTCGTGGTTATCAAGAAGGGAGCTGGTGAATTAGCGCCAGCGAATTCCTTGGAGAATGGATTCTTCGAGGGATTATTAGGTGGGTTTGGCTCGATTGAACGTTTTTGTTTTCAAGATGTGTTGGGTTCGCCTTATGGATTCGATGATTTGTGA